The following proteins are encoded in a genomic region of Methanocella sp.:
- a CDS encoding ABC transporter permease has protein sequence MPGLRKRLLQISGILTVLVLWELTTGVLGIFKWFILPPPMDVLLTMVSMITSGELLVDAGWSLLRVILGFIVAAAVAIPLGIAMGWIRELSYILDPLVEILRPIPPIAWIGLALLWFGIGLGSAVFIVFMGAFFPILLNTISGVRNVEKRLIEVAETFGASELEVLTKVVIPAALPTIYTGLRVGMGIGWMCVVAAEMVAVKYGLGNRIIEASNILRTDIVLVDMITIGLLGLAINYIFQIVGDRVFRWQQGVGKEA, from the coding sequence ATGCCCGGTTTACGTAAACGCCTGTTACAGATATCCGGCATCCTGACCGTGCTCGTGCTCTGGGAGCTGACGACGGGCGTGCTCGGCATATTCAAGTGGTTCATACTGCCGCCGCCGATGGACGTGCTCCTGACGATGGTGAGCATGATCACGAGCGGCGAGCTGTTAGTCGACGCGGGCTGGAGCCTGCTCCGGGTGATCCTGGGATTCATAGTTGCCGCCGCCGTCGCCATACCCCTGGGCATAGCAATGGGCTGGATCCGGGAGCTTTCATATATTCTGGACCCACTCGTCGAGATTCTTCGTCCCATACCACCTATCGCCTGGATCGGGCTGGCGCTCCTCTGGTTCGGCATCGGCCTGGGCTCGGCCGTATTCATCGTGTTCATGGGCGCATTCTTCCCGATATTGCTAAACACGATCTCGGGTGTGCGTAACGTAGAAAAAAGGCTCATAGAAGTCGCTGAAACCTTTGGGGCCAGCGAGCTCGAGGTCCTGACTAAAGTCGTCATACCGGCCGCCTTGCCCACTATATACACGGGGCTGCGGGTAGGCATGGGCATCGGCTGGATGTGTGTGGTGGCGGCCGAGATGGTCGCGGTCAAATACGGCCTTGGCAACCGGATCATCGAGGCGTCGAACATCCTCAGGACGGACATCGTGCTTGTGGATATGATCACCATCGGCCTGCTGGGGCTGGCCATTAACTACATCTTCCAGATCGTCGGGGACCGCGTCTTCCGCTGGCAGCAGGGCGTCGGCAAGGAGGCTTAA
- a CDS encoding ABC transporter substrate-binding protein — MANNLFDKLNDDKLSRRTVLKIGIATGVGLAGLSVAGCTSPGPTTTPLPSAVPLKSSVPSGYMQSDHSAAIFVADSKGIFKKYGLNIQLTLFTAGGPIMQQIGAGTLDLGFAGVPPVIASIDNGVPTKIVAALQGNGSGIIVGKNSGITKVADLKGKKIAVPVKNSSIQDIMLRQLLKDNNIDYEKDVSVTTVAVGQMPAAIGAGTYDAAFTWEPFVSMTAMKNLGNILIRSNEIMPNHPCCCVAATTTMIEQYPDTLKAFFKALKEATDFVLTNPQDTAQIISGKDYLNDEAAIEAAALPNVHFLAVPDEEYISGTEKFAAEMKALGVTKKDHDRSDLFDLSLINQVT, encoded by the coding sequence ATGGCTAATAATCTCTTTGATAAGCTTAACGACGATAAGCTTTCACGCCGGACGGTTCTGAAGATCGGTATAGCGACGGGAGTAGGCCTTGCCGGACTCTCGGTGGCAGGGTGCACCAGCCCGGGCCCAACAACGACGCCCCTGCCCAGCGCCGTTCCGCTCAAGTCCTCTGTCCCCTCAGGGTACATGCAGTCGGACCACTCGGCGGCCATATTCGTAGCCGACTCGAAGGGCATCTTTAAGAAATATGGCCTCAACATCCAGCTCACGCTGTTCACCGCGGGCGGGCCCATCATGCAGCAGATCGGCGCCGGGACCCTCGACCTGGGCTTCGCCGGCGTCCCGCCGGTCATCGCCTCCATCGACAACGGCGTCCCCACTAAGATCGTCGCCGCGCTCCAGGGCAACGGCTCGGGCATCATCGTCGGGAAGAACTCGGGCATCACGAAGGTCGCCGACCTGAAGGGCAAGAAGATCGCCGTGCCCGTGAAGAACTCGTCCATCCAGGATATCATGCTCCGGCAGCTTCTCAAGGATAACAACATCGATTACGAAAAGGACGTCAGCGTCACGACCGTGGCGGTCGGACAGATGCCCGCGGCAATCGGCGCGGGGACCTACGACGCGGCATTCACCTGGGAGCCGTTCGTGTCGATGACGGCCATGAAGAACCTGGGCAACATCCTTATAAGGTCCAACGAGATCATGCCAAACCACCCGTGCTGCTGTGTCGCGGCCACGACCACGATGATCGAGCAGTACCCGGACACGCTCAAGGCGTTCTTCAAGGCGCTCAAGGAAGCTACCGATTTCGTCCTGACGAACCCGCAGGATACGGCGCAGATCATCTCGGGCAAGGACTACCTGAACGACGAGGCGGCGATCGAGGCGGCAGCGCTGCCGAACGTCCACTTCCTGGCCGTGCCGGACGAGGAGTACATATCGGGCACGGAAAAGTTCGCCGCCGAGATGAAGGCCCTGGGCGTGACCAAGAAGGACCACGACAGGAGCGACCTGTTCGACCTGTCCCTGATCAACCAGGTGACCTGA
- a CDS encoding helix-turn-helix domain-containing protein has protein sequence MTIADDVITAAFQSDEEFRKTLERVIKKDLGLSITEFGERSGISPSTLYKILNGDRDPNLGTLREVVDAIRNIEGLSREKFIAVIAARQVLDRISEREMFVDGKRIVVREYSAMTMEDAIVAAIKAERDGAQALVCAPIVSYTLEKVLRIPVATIMPGNSVIAAIENASKKVRTLGH, from the coding sequence ATGACTATTGCAGACGACGTGATCACGGCCGCGTTCCAGTCGGACGAGGAGTTCCGGAAAACGCTGGAGAGGGTCATTAAAAAAGACCTGGGGCTCAGCATTACGGAGTTCGGCGAGCGCTCCGGTATCTCGCCCAGTACGCTCTATAAGATCCTGAACGGCGACCGGGACCCGAACCTGGGCACGCTGCGTGAGGTCGTGGATGCCATCCGTAACATCGAGGGCCTGAGCCGTGAGAAATTTATTGCCGTCATCGCCGCCCGGCAGGTGCTGGACCGCATCAGCGAGCGGGAGATGTTCGTGGACGGCAAGCGCATAGTCGTTCGCGAGTACTCGGCCATGACCATGGAGGACGCCATCGTCGCCGCCATTAAGGCGGAGCGTGATGGAGCACAGGCGCTCGTTTGCGCACCCATAGTGAGCTATACGCTCGAGAAGGTTTTGCGTATTCCGGTTGCGACCATCATGCCGGGGAACAGCGTCATCGCCGCAATCGAGAATGCTTCAAAGAAGGTACGCACACTGGGGCATTGA
- a CDS encoding aminopeptidase produces the protein MTKLIEAAKVAMRDVVGLREGEEVLIITNFEGDVFPVARAIFDVTRELKGRPTMAVQEMKTTYTYAERLVLEAIKAEPDVLVSLSASKIGKDPFGQTVGYVGKDGKKYQHIFDKLIDGDKRVRGFWSPTTTVEMFERCVALDYNEMQATAQRLKKALDGAKEIHVTAPGGTDAYIGVKGRKPMLDDGNFRLPGLGGNLPAGEVFISPSIAGVSGTIVFDGTVDLVPEAVIPKKPVKVVLKDGYVDKVLGGVEAKGLLKVIERGEAMAREKGMKEEERNARHIGELGIGINYKAKMTGNLLEDEKVGRTVHFAIGANYDNDANAMIHQDCLVIKPNMWVDKKQVMKDGKLLV, from the coding sequence GTGACTAAGCTTATAGAGGCCGCAAAGGTGGCCATGCGGGATGTCGTCGGCCTGAGAGAAGGCGAAGAAGTGCTCATCATTACTAACTTCGAGGGCGACGTGTTCCCGGTGGCCCGGGCCATCTTCGATGTGACCAGAGAGCTGAAAGGCAGGCCCACGATGGCGGTCCAGGAAATGAAGACCACGTACACGTACGCGGAGCGACTCGTTCTGGAGGCCATCAAGGCGGAGCCGGACGTGCTTGTCTCCTTATCCGCCAGCAAGATTGGCAAGGACCCGTTCGGGCAGACCGTGGGCTACGTGGGCAAGGACGGTAAAAAATATCAGCACATCTTCGACAAGCTCATCGACGGCGACAAGCGTGTCCGGGGCTTCTGGTCCCCCACGACGACGGTCGAGATGTTCGAGCGCTGCGTGGCGCTGGACTATAATGAGATGCAGGCGACGGCGCAGAGGCTGAAGAAGGCGCTGGACGGGGCAAAGGAGATCCACGTCACGGCCCCCGGCGGCACGGACGCCTACATCGGCGTCAAGGGCCGCAAGCCCATGCTGGACGACGGCAACTTCCGGCTGCCCGGCCTGGGCGGTAACCTCCCCGCGGGCGAAGTCTTCATATCGCCGTCCATCGCCGGCGTGAGCGGCACCATCGTGTTCGACGGCACCGTCGACCTGGTGCCTGAAGCGGTCATCCCTAAAAAGCCCGTGAAGGTCGTCCTGAAGGACGGCTACGTGGACAAGGTGCTCGGCGGCGTCGAGGCTAAGGGCCTGCTGAAGGTCATCGAGAGGGGCGAGGCGATGGCCCGGGAGAAGGGCATGAAGGAAGAGGAGCGGAACGCCCGGCATATAGGCGAGCTAGGCATCGGCATCAACTACAAGGCGAAGATGACCGGGAACCTGCTGGAGGACGAGAAGGTCGGCCGTACGGTTCATTTCGCCATCGGCGCCAACTACGATAATGATGCCAACGCCATGATACACCAGGACTGCCTCGTCATAAAGCCCAACATGTGGGTCGATAAAAAGCAGGTCATGAAGGACGGAAAGCTGCTCGTATAG
- a CDS encoding RAD55 family ATPase, which yields MKKIKTGILGLDGLLDGGFNENSSSILVGSAGTGKTTMALQFLRKGLEAGNEAIYITLEESRDQIMAEAKSMGWEDIGTFVENGSLVFLEAAGKDLADFIKEEMPQFVDDWKGSHARIVIDPLTPVIWAFNDKYEQRMLVSQLFKETKKIGTVLSSIEEYSGQGGDETVIPMYLADTIVRIYTLGPGTSGNRMLTILKSRQSWHSELTYPYRFVLGIGIVLDTSEMDGKRMKKLTPDLKLAINNAAASLPKKEGEQIKSVIKYLERADLGDMEPEQIVHMLIEDYKGDEKVLDEPKVAN from the coding sequence ATGAAGAAGATCAAGACAGGTATATTAGGTTTGGACGGCCTCCTGGATGGGGGGTTCAATGAGAATTCATCGAGCATTCTTGTAGGCTCGGCCGGCACCGGAAAGACGACAATGGCCCTTCAGTTCTTAAGGAAAGGCCTGGAAGCAGGGAACGAGGCCATCTACATCACGCTCGAAGAATCCCGCGACCAGATCATGGCCGAGGCGAAGAGCATGGGCTGGGAGGACATTGGCACCTTCGTTGAGAACGGCTCGCTCGTCTTCCTGGAGGCAGCGGGCAAGGACCTGGCCGATTTTATCAAGGAAGAGATGCCCCAGTTCGTCGACGACTGGAAGGGGTCGCACGCCCGTATCGTCATCGACCCGCTGACGCCGGTGATCTGGGCGTTCAACGATAAGTACGAGCAGCGCATGCTCGTCTCGCAGCTCTTCAAGGAGACGAAGAAGATCGGCACCGTCCTCAGCTCGATCGAGGAGTATAGCGGCCAGGGCGGCGACGAGACGGTCATCCCCATGTACCTGGCCGACACCATCGTCCGCATCTACACGCTGGGACCCGGGACATCCGGAAACCGTATGCTGACTATATTGAAGTCTCGCCAGTCCTGGCACAGCGAGCTGACCTATCCATACCGCTTCGTGCTGGGCATCGGCATCGTGCTCGATACAAGCGAGATGGACGGCAAGCGCATGAAGAAGCTGACGCCCGACCTGAAGCTCGCCATCAACAACGCCGCCGCGAGCCTGCCCAAGAAGGAGGGGGAGCAGATCAAGTCCGTGATCAAGTACCTGGAGCGCGCGGACCTCGGAGACATGGAGCCCGAGCAGATCGTCCACATGCTCATCGAGGACTATAAGGGCGACGAGAAAGTCCTCGACGAGCCGAAGGTGGCCAACTAG